The sequence below is a genomic window from Uranotaenia lowii strain MFRU-FL chromosome 2, ASM2978415v1, whole genome shotgun sequence.
atcaaaaataaactttcaacACCCGAGGTTAGTTTCATAAACTGTTTTTCATGACTCGATGTATGGATTTTACTCCcataatgaacaaaaaaaacatttgcattGCAACTTATCTATGAGAAATCAATtcctaatattaaaaaaaacttaaattaaaaaataggaaGGAGTATCTGATGAGAGTTATGATGTTATGAGAGTTATGATTATTAGAGTTTTGTTGaagattattttaattaattgttcgAGTTATTTACGTAATTTTCgtttctgattaaaatttgagaaattggcTTGTAATAGCaaagttgtttgaaatcaaGAAGTCGTCTCTTAAATTCGAGATATTTTTTAACATGGAAAACTTCCAGTTATCAATTATCTTataattctagaaaaaaaatattaaaaattggaTTAATACTTTAGGTACGTGacttaataaaaatgaatggcattccaaaaaaaaattcggtattTTCAGATATGTTTACTACATCGGCGATATCTGCTCTGTTTGAAGATTAAATGTTACGAAAATTTATGacttaatgaaaaattataaattgacaaaaatcttgtagttttttggttttaatGTAAGCgggattttgaaatttatgaatgaTTTACTGTCGTTCGTCACATCACTAGATTTTTGCCTCAGAGGTTTGATTCTGATGTGAATGAAGACCGTCAACTGCGGTATGcgacacttttcaacttcaatgacttctAATAAGATTATATTCACAGATTATCATTCAGCAAGGTAGATGGGACTTTAAATcgacaaagttaaaaaatatgggTTTCTTCAGTAATTGTTGATTTTCTAATAACATGTGATTTTCGCCCTACTCAGAAAAAGGGGTATTTTGCAACGAAtttagttttcaatgaaaaatctaacctaaatgtaggaaaatttatagtttttaattaaTGTGCGATGCTTAAAAACGCcgttttccgaaatttttggtTTGGTTCAAACTAATGTATTTTCCTGTCAATAAAGCTGTTACattgtgctgcatacatttatgGGGTAAAAAGATTACTTTAAAGTTTCTATTTgctcaaattcatgaaaataaatgtttggatggattaaattttaatgttaataaatcatattccagcacatgaaaacgagatttacaaagtgtcaatttgatttgcattttgttacaTCTTAcaccgaatataaaaaaaatcaaaatcttactttgtgGTTGGCATGTGTTTTCTGAATGTTGTATCGACTCATCCCTTTCTAAGATATTCAAGAAGTGCTAAAAAATAGCAATTAAATGAACATTATCATTTCTACTAAAGTAGGCACTTAAGCACAAATGCTTGCCTGTCATTAAAtactaataaatttttattctagTTGGTTAATTTACTCAAGCAAGGTAAGCAAACTTTTATTAccgatttttcttcaaaataaagatAATTTGATGAAAACCATCGCTCAATCTCCTTTACAAATAATTTAGATTGTTCCACATAATAGAAAAAGATCAAAAGAACCAGTGAATTACATGCagataaatttgattattttgcgCTCCATAAATTTAACTTCACGGATGGTTCTAGCTTGAACTCTCTGCTGCTTCAACGAACCACGTGAGTGAGGCCGACGGGTCTCGTTCGTTGTCGATTGCCAGCATAGGAAGGGATAGATCGATGCAGCAACTGCTTTCAAACTCTGCGTTAATTTACGTTGAGTGGAAAAGTAATGCCATACCACCACGGCTAAGCGTCATACGCCATTTCGACGCATCagatttttcattcacctaAACAAACCCTCCTCCAGAACAGCAACCAACAATTTTAGAAAACATGGAAGCCAATATTTTTGGCTTTCGTCTCGTCTGGTTAATAATTGCTGCCATGTTGCTTTGAACTCCGTCGGTTTGGGGTCGAATTATGCCACCCAAGGGCACGCATTCGAGGGCAGACAAAAAACACTCCCCCAGCCAGAACAAATGGGAGTGAATGGTTGCCTTGCAATTAGGTCCAAGTTTGTTAATGGCAACTTAATTTAATGGATGTGTGGCTAATAAAATTCTGCTAACCCTGACAGGAagactttaatttaaaatacaaatattttttacatacgTACCTACCTATAAATTCTATTACAAAACAGAAAGTTAAAGATGATCAAGCAATTCTGATAAATCTCACAATCCGTTTCATTCAACCTACATTCATCTGAAAGGTTCCGATAGAAAACAATGAACGTAAATTAAATAGGGGCATTGTTTCAGTAagttgttttcgatttcaatggACTTGCAGTAGATATTTGAGAGGCCTGATGTTAACGTTTAATAAGGTTCCGTCAATCGCCAAATTGACCCATTGGCATTTCTGCGAACTCTGCTGCAATAATATAATCGATTTTGTGGTAACGAAAGGGAAAATCGTTGATCAATGTAAGAGCAAACTGTTCTAATAATCTCTTTTTATTATTACGACATTTTTTCAGTTGATTATCCAATCGATTGAattaatatgtttaaaaaacgtGACATAGTTTCTAGTCCTACTCTATccttcaaatcctatttatttgaaaataacttgGAATCAATAGTCGATAACCAAGATTCTAACACTGAAAAGACTGTGTTATTGAACACATGAGCCGGTTTATATTTACGcgcaattttttcaatagtttacaTTAGGGTTACCGTATGCtgcaacaccaaaaagagtacattgaaatcatttatccaaaaagtcaggagaaacgttAAACAATAGAACCCCGCATATCCCAACTCCAGTTTTCAGAGCTCCCGCGTTATCCCATCCATCAGGTTAACACAAGATCCATGTATGTATCGAGTTtgcgcccggatggtatgcaGAAGGATATACAGTAGAAACCTGCTTAACCGATAAGTAAAACCTTGGACCAAACGAAACAgaagaaaactgtacaagacgcaccggcggggtaagatggcccatgtcattatttctaaaaaaaaaacgctaacCTACGGCTTAGAATGatgttttccttcatttttattgCGGCAAAGCGGTTcaggtgaaaatttcattgaaacgacTTTAGATCTAAGAAACAGAAAGATTAATCGAATTTGCGTAAAAATTGTACTTTTTCATGATTCATATATAGGGTTTTATGATAATTTAGCCTGCAccgtagagtgccccaaatgacccgacttttgagaaaataataaataaatctgaTATTTTACATTCTAACGCAACCAAAACAATCTAAAGCGGTCATGATTTGACGAAATGGCATGCATttcaaatttcccatacaaatttggggcactaTACTCGACTTAGACTGCCTcatatttgtatgggaaatttcaagcttgtgaaatattatccgctgcaggcttaaattgatcctaggcctagtacaaggtctcatgccaaatttgggccagatcggatcacgggaaggagtCGCTCAACGAACTCAAACacgtatgggattttgagacattttgttccggaggaacatgaaaatacagtttttcatgaataactttggcacccttcggccgatttctttaagaaatggtttttcttaaagcctgaacttttttttattttacatagtattccgtcttacgacataacttgacgaacataattcctaaaattcactcggtccatggcaatcgttctccaatttctcgggcaccccacgttcgccagatcacgctccacttggtctaaccacctcgctcgttgcgcccccgctcgtcttgttcctaccggattcgtggcgaacacctgttttgcaggacagtcatccggcactctcgcaacatgtcccgcccagcgtatccggccagccttcaccaccttctggatactgggttcgccgtagagtcgcgcgagctcgtggttcatccttcgcctccacactccgttctcctgtacgccgccaaagatggttcttaacactcgtcgctcgaatactccgagtgtacgcaggtcctcctcgagcaatatctatgtctcgtgcccgtagagaacaaccggtctaatgagcgtcatatacaggttacacttcgtgcgagggctaagtcttctcgaccgcagttgcttgtggagtccatagtaggcacgacttccgctgataattcgcctccggatctcacggctggtgtcattgtctgcggtcaccagtgatccgagatagacaaagtcttcgactatctccagctcgtcgccgtcgatcgtgaccttgttattactggacaagcgggttcggtcggtctcgccagcatgtacttcgtcttggacgtattaatcatcaacccaatcccaACCCAAAGCctgaactatgacaaatattttatccgaaggCAGCATTTCAATTCGACTTATGATATAAAAAGTTATAAGACTTCAAAAATGCGGTAATGTTAATGCTGCTTCAGAATGTTTGAAGCAGTGCctctcattaatagtgatgaatatcaccctgaaaacaTTTACCCCATTTTTTAAGTCTAATaagttttttatcataagtcgaattGAAATGCTGCCTTCGGATGaaaaatttgtcataacttaGGCTTCAAGAACTGTTTccaaaagaaatcggtcgatgGGGATGGGGATGGGGATTTTCATGTtgctcccgaacaaaatgtctcaaaatcccatacaaactttaagctcgttgagcgactcctTCCCCTGGTacgatctggctcaaatttggcatggaacattgtactaggcctagaaaCAATTTAAGCCTGTTGCggataacatttcacaagcttgaaatttccaatacaaatttgaggcagtctaagTGCGAGTAtagtgccccaaatttgtatgggaaatttgaaATGCATGCCATTTCGTGAAATCATGACAAATTTAGATTGTTTATGTTGCGTTAGATTGTAAAATATCagatttatttaatattttctcaaaagttaactaAAAACAATCTTATCAAAATTGTGGCAGAATGCTCGCCAGACCACATGTTTTACGCACAGATTTTGTATGCTGATTACTTTGGAGAAAACCCGATTATAGAAACGAAATTTCATTCCTTCTATTTGccgactcccaaattacgataagaatgcataattataacaagtTTCGTCCTTATTCAAgtttaaaaggtgcaccaatattctaTTCGAAAAAATCGTCTGCCGCCATATTTGTCGCAATTTCtgccaagaaattgaatttcaatgccaattttaacacgttcgtcgccacgctcattttggtagttttgctagccgggcccaaagaaattttcagagagagaaagcaaagagggagaactcgcatatttgaaacgtgtggcgaagctgagcggtaaactcaagtaagagagcgtcacctgctttttgatgtgacggggccccccaggaaatacacccgtctgccgaatatgggtgacgtggcgacgaacgtgttaaggcgttttacctataagtaTATCAAAAAGTGTATTTCAAAAAGCAAATTTCCGATAAGTTAAGCAATAACAAATGatcatcaatctagctgtacgaaataattagcgcccagggatgaagaaaGTGACACTTGATGTCTtgagcaacattgttcagtggAACTAGtacagatttgaatgattgaaaatatacTGTAAAAAGATAATTGGccgaaagaagaagaagagaatTGTTTCTTCCTCTTTGCCAGGCTAGCTCAGGTCGTTCTAAGCAAAagcaataaatttaaacatgtCATTACATTTCTCAAACAAATTATTGATGGTCAAGCCACCCTTTTTATTTTGCCCTCAGGCTCATACATCTGATTATTTATGGTGTGTGAAAGCAATGGGTAAACAGCTGACTTACGTGCATTTCACTGGATGTTCCGGACTCGATTCGTCCCAAGAATGACGATCAATTGGTCGGTCATCGTTGACCCAGAAATCGCAGAAACCGCTCGGGTGGCGAACGCAGCAACAATTAGCATTTGGATGTCCTGACAGCATACTTGCGGTTGCGGCAGATTGCCTTCTTCGGTCGACGACGATTCTCTGGCCTGCGTCAAGGCCGAATCGTTCTCCACCGGCAGCCGTCGGCTTCGATTCCGTGCAGCTTCTACCCGGATTGTTCCGGAAAATCACGAACCGTTCCTCTGATACTCTCGACCACTGTCGAGCACTTTTCTGGTGAAATTCTCCTCCGTGCAATCCGGATTCTTCCGGAATCCGTTTCCGGTTCCCTCGAACTCCTCGACCACTGTCGAATCTCCGTCTGGTACCTTGTAGCGATGAATTCCGGCTTCTCCGGAAGTCCTGCGATTCCTTGATGACCATCGACCACTGTCGAACTGCTTTCTGATGCTCTTCGGTTCCCGCTTGTTTCCGCACGCGTACTGTTGTCCGCTCGCACACCGTTGACCAACTCCTGGGAGAAAAAGAGGAAGAAAAGAAGGGGAAAAAGAGAGCCCTGCGGCATCGACGCCGTCAGCGATTGAGCACAACATATTTCGCTTTCTCTTACCCTTTTGTTAAGGGGCTCTCGGGGACTTTTTCCCTTCTATTTGCCGTTTCAGTGGCCAGATTTAGTTTGTACTTTTTCTTTCTCTTCTCCGGGTGATTGGTTGGTTTATTCCCGGGCTTTCGTCTCCAACTAATAAACGTGGAATTGGAggagttttttaataaaatttgctcGAGTGCAAATTGGTGCTTTTAACTCACCTCTGCGGATTCCCAAAGTGGCCAAACTCTTCGTGACCGTTTTCCCAACGGCTTGGGAAACCTTTGCAGGCTGTACGACTTGGCACACAGCCGTTCTCGGCTTTATTTCTCCGCTCCTGAGACGAGAATTAGAGGCAGAGGAGGAATCGTTAGAACGAGGTTCTGTGGCCAATTTGCCAATTGCAATCAAAGCtcaatttcacttttttgttcGCTTACCGTTGCTTTATCTGATGAATCTTCCCTCTTGGTCGATTGTTCACGGCGCCTCTGTGCCTTCCGGGAAGATTTGCAACCACGTTTCTCCCGTTCTGTGGCTTTGTCGTCGACTATAGGGGTAAGATTGCGGAATTATCAAGTGCTCGCAACTTGATTTGCGTTTAAACTCACCAGTCGTAAGATCCCGCAGGTAGCAGtctgcttttttaatttttcacggGCTTTAGATGGCCAAATCGCGACGACAAAACACACCGCACTTATCgcgaacttttttctttgtcgAATGACAGTCAACGGAAGCGGCAAAACTGAGCATGTGTTGGTTTTATCTTGATGCATTTTCCTCATAGCGCAGCTTTCTTGCGGATGACAACAGTGcggtttcatttttcttcaggTCGGTTCACATTTTTCGTCTACACGGAGCGAAATCCTTCGAAGTTTTCATCATtcgatgaaaattgttttgtttgatgaCATGTTATTTATCCGAATTGGTTTATTGAAGACAAAATAAACCAAGTATAATCTTATATGTTACAATACTTTCTATATAAAAaatacctattttacttatagaaaaaacgttgaaaacatttaatttattaataaagtgttgcaattttcttttatatattttgttttattaaaggcatttaaattcgtttttcaaataatttaaactccaaaaaaattaatggaaattttttctCTTATATTGAAAGCAATGTCATCTAAACGCTGTGTTAATTTCATAGCCTCAAGGGGACCAGACAGCTTTACGTTACTAATTACGATTGGTACCCACCAAAAATAATATGGATAATTTTTGTACCCACTGTCTCCATCGGTTCACAAAATTTTAGTACACGGATCTGCAGTTCTTGAGAAATATCCTCTTCCCATAGGAATGATAACAGAAGAGACCCAAGAGAGCAGAAacaaataagttagaaattaTCGTGAACATCATGCAAGAAAATTTAATCGTCTAGCAAACATACAATATGTATTCTAAAGATTAATGCTTACTTCAGACAATTTTTAACTAGTTTTAGGCTTTTCAAACAAATAGAAGACGTTGATAACTAAATGTATGGAATTTCTTATCAAACCTTAACAGATAAACTAAGAAGTTTTGTTActtatactgcccctactcgcataacagtcccatatgaaaaaaacgagcaagcgagaaaatgagctttttctgttttggaatatattttaaaattatgaccacagctttcagcataaacaaaaatcttttgttGGAATGTTTTCTAGGTTGTCATGATAAATCGTAGGACATAAAATTTCCAAGATTTGCCTTTTATTACGACCCGGAGCACCTTTTTATccgttatgggactgttatgcgggtatatgcgagactttttcaaatctactcgcataacagtcccatgcCGAATATACATATTTTCATCTACCATTGTACTTTTTTCCTAAATTAAATCTTCTTTAGAAATGACTTTGACTATCATTCTAAGGTTTTCCACCGAAaacaaaccttaaaaataaactaaattcgaaatttctagaacaaactatctttttttattgttttatattgaagtccTATGTCAAAAAGGACGAACTGTccggttagatgaaaaatgacgataatgcatatgggactgttatgccaGTTGGGGCAGTATATTAGTAACCTAGTGTTGATGTTGTATAGTTTATGTTACGATTTTTCtactaaaaatgcttttttaataagcaaaaaaagcattttcaatcattcaaatctgtaCTAGTtccgatttccccgctaatttcaaatggaaatagttccgcttatcatcaaaaataaacacaaaaaaggtggtgttgcgaaaatgtgcacttttcgatggacgagccttacaaaattgccaataaaatacactaaatgctttctgtaGAGCTTTAgtaacttctaaacccatcataacgtatgagacaattgtagatcgtggcttgttacaactttgtttcatagacagcgaaccattttatccaatttacaacggttcaaaaaactgtttttttcaagaaatttttttgactttgactgtaactcctgagggtgatgtgataagactttgacatattcaacaaacttatgtatttcaGTACTTCAGATAAGACTTTGTCAAAGACAtgaaagccctaatttgaaaaacaaaaaagttagcatttttatctcgctatcggtcgacctctcggcaaaaattttgatactggAATATGCttcatgtaaaactgaacaatgttgctcaAGACATTAaatgtctatcttttcatccctgggcaatattaatttcgtacagctagattgatgttttgcaccactgtgcactgtTGTCACTCAGCTGGATTTCAAcagatttcttaaaaattttgtgtttcagaatcgtctcgtcagttccgaaaaaaaaaattttcttgtgaaattaaaaagtttcctttttttgtgacgtgaatgcACTCCTTTGCGACTGTTGTTGATGGCTATTTAAGAAAAACTCCATGAAATATAAACcaattatttgtttcattttatataaaacatgtccataatttttttcgtttttttcatcCGTgggtttttgtgattttaattgttgaaaTTATTGACGATGTTGAGATTTGTTGATTCGAGAACAGATAAAAATCAATTGTTAGCGGTACAAGCACGTGGAGTTTGTCTGTTGCTTAATCCCTACAAaacgtacgtctcggtggtcgagtggttagcgtggtaagacgttagtcgctggtccactgatggcatgggttcgattcccatctcggtactgggtgttaaatgttaatcttaagttgtccacgtcatttattcagtctgtaaagcctaaatcggctaagacggtgtatgtctttaaaaaaaaagaatcaagtcTAAGATAATTTACAAACGATGATTTTTACTAAATTAATATCTTATGTAGGTAGATATTCCAGAACTATGAAAATGAAACAAAGATGAAGCAAAAATTCTCAATCGATTTTCGTCTTTCGTTGTGCTGGACGATATAATGTGCAGAGATGATATGAAAAGCTGCTGCACTTTAAAACAATGTTTAGAAGTCGCCCCCATTCTCACTTCAAATCCTGCATCCGACAGCGAGCGGCAGAAAATGGTGTCCCCTTTTGGGGAGCTGCCAGCGAGCCAGCCGAACAGCTAACAAAAGGACAATCTCCTTTACCAGGTGTGTCCTTGATTTTCAAACCGGTCATCCGGAAATGACATTGGGTCGGGTCGTGAAATTTAACGTGGCCTcgtaaaaaatacataaaaactcTATCGCAGATACTGAAGATATAAGTGATATAACTGTTAGTTTCAAAATCGTTTCTGTTGATTTCACTAGagtgaaaaaatagaaatgcgAAACGAATTCCgtttatttgaagttttgatcttttggtttttaaataattaagtaaattgaaaaacatt
It includes:
- the LOC129742596 gene encoding uncharacterized protein LOC129742596; protein product: MCAQCAGVFHDGSNCQNSITCINCRGPHSSLFKGCPVYEDEYEIQRIRASEKLSLREAKNKRRLQAPNPIVQRLTESYSRVTKTGTLPQQPYTQKSTNSNQQRRNEHHLPSSVHQLPIALSSSSITPQSSEKLLQYSFSQESEILATPSTTIEIQPTKISSPSTEIDDKATEREKRGCKSSRKAQRRREQSTKREDSSDKATERRNKAENGCVPSRTACKGFPSRWENGHEEFGHFGNPQSWRRKPGNKPTNHPEKRKKKYKLNLATETANRREKVPESPLTKGSWSTVCERTTVRVRKQAGTEEHQKAVRQWSMVIKESQDFRRSRNSSLQGTRRRFDSGRGVRGNRKRIPEESGLHGGEFHQKSARQWSRVSEERFVIFRNNPGRSCTESKPTAAGGERFGLDAGQRIVVDRRRQSAATASMLSGHPNANCCCVRHPSGFCDFWVNDDRPIDRHSWDESSPEHPVKCT